A window of Perognathus longimembris pacificus isolate PPM17 chromosome 6, ASM2315922v1, whole genome shotgun sequence contains these coding sequences:
- the Nfkbil1 gene encoding NF-kappa-B inhibitor-like protein 1 isoform X1 has product MSNPSPQVSEGEASTSVRRPKSSMASASRRQRRERRFRRYLSAGRLVRAQALLQRHPGLDVDAGQPPPLHRACARHDAPALCLLLRLGADPAHQDRHGDTALHAAARQGPDAYTDFFLPLLSRCPSAMGIKNKDGETPGQILGWGPPWDSAGEEEEEEASKEQEWRQKLQGELEDEWQEVIGRFEDDASRETQEPESFSAWSERLAREHAQKRQHQQQWEAERSRRTLRAESSSHSWRQQEEEQRLFRERARAKEEELRESRARRAHETRGDQGPEPARAGPRAEHPRGAGRGSLWRFGDVPWPCPGGGDPEAMAAALVARGPPLEEQGALRRYLRVQQIRWHPDRFLQRFRSQIETWELGRVMGAVTALSQALNRHAEALK; this is encoded by the exons ATGAGtaacccctccccccaggtcTCAGAGGGAGAAGCCTCCACATCTGTCCGCCGG CCCAAGAGTTCCATGGCCTCTGCATCCCGCCGCCAGCGCCGAGAGCGTCGCTTCCGTCGCTACTTGTCTGCAGGACGGCTGGTCCGGGCCCAGGCCCTCCTCCAGCGACACCCAGGCCTTGATGTGGATGCTGGGCAGCCCCCTCCGCTGCACAGGGCCTGTGCCCGCCATGACGCCCCTGCCTTGTGCCTGCTGCTCCGCCTTGGGGCTGATCCTGCCCACCAGGACCGCCACGGGGACACTGCGCTGCACGCTGCTGCCCGTCAGGGCCCTGATG CTTACACAGACTTCTTCCTGCCACTGCTGAGTCGCTGTCCCTCCGCCATGGGGATAAAGAACAAGGATGGGGAGACCCCTGGGCAGATTCTAGGCTGGGGACCTCCCTGGGATTCCgccggagaggaggaggaggaggaagcgtcCAAGGAGCAGGAATGGAGGCAGAAGCTGCAGGGCGAGCTGGAGGACGAGTGGCAGGAGGTCATCGGGAGATTCGAAG ATGACGCTTCTCGGGAGACCCAGGAGCCCGAGTCCTTCTCCGCCTGGTCCGAGCGCCTGGCCCGGGAGCATGCGCAGAAGCGCCAGCATCAGCAACAGTGGGAAGCAGAAAGGTCTCGCCGAACGCTGAGAGCCGAGAGCTCCAGTCACAGCTGGCGACAGCAAGAGGAGGAGCAGCGGCTCTTCCGAGAGCGAGCCAGGGCCAAGGAGGAAGAACTTCGTGAGAGCCGAGCCAGAAGGGCCCATGAGACTCGAGGAGACCAAGggccagagccagccagggctgggccAAGGGCCGAGCACCccagaggggcagggagaggcagTCTCTGGCGCTTTGGTGATGTGCCCTggccctgccctgggggaggagaCCCAGAGGCCATGGCTGCAGCCCTGGTGGCCAGGGGCCCACCCTTGGAGGAGCAGGGGGCTCTGAGGAGATACTTGAGGGTTCAGCAGATCCGCTGGCATCCTGATCGTTTCTTGCAGCGATTCCGAAGCCAGATTGAGACCTGGGAGTTGGGCCGGGTGATGGGGGCTGTGACAGCCCTTTCTCAGGCCCTGAATCGCCACGCAGAGGCTCTCAAGTGA
- the Ddx39b gene encoding spliceosome RNA helicase DDX39B isoform X2 codes for MSWIVTVLRKIRTARSTEVQHECIPQAILGMDVLCQAKSGMGKTAVFVLATLQQLEPVTGQVSVLVMCHTRELAFQISKEYERFSKYMPNVKVAVFFGGLSIKKDEEVLKKNCPHIVVGTPGRILALARNKSLNLKHIKHFILDECDKMLEQLDMRRDVQEIFRMTPHEKQVMMFSATLSKEIRPVCRKFMQDPMEIFVDDETKLTLHGLQQYYVKLKDNEKNRKLFDLLDVLEFNQVVIFVKSVQRCIALAQLLVEQNFPAIAIHRGMPQEERLSRYQQFKDFQRRILVATNLFGRGMDIERVNIAFNYDMPEDSDTYLHRVARAGRFGTKGLAITFVSDENDAKILNDVQDRFEVNISELPDEIDISSYIEQTR; via the exons ATGTCATGGATTGTTacagttttaagaaaaataaggacaGCCAGAAGCACTGAAG ttcagCATGAGTGCATCCCTCAAGCCATTCTGGGAATGGATGTCCTGTGCCAGGCCAAGTCAGGCATGGGAAAGACAGCAGTGTTTGTGTTGGCCACACTGCAACAGTTGGAGCCAGTTACCGGACAG GTGTCTGTGCTGGTGATGTGTCACACTAGGGAGTTGGCTTTTCAGATAAGCAAGGAATATGAACGCTTCTCTAAATACATGCCCAATGTCAAG GTCGCAGTGTTTTTTGGTGGTCTGTCTATCAAGAAGGATGAAGAGGTGCTGAAGAAGAACTGCCCGCATATCGTCGTGGGGACTCCTGGCCGTATCTTAGCCCTGGCTCGTAATAAGAGCCTCAACCTCAAACACATTAAACACTTTATCTTGGATGAATGTGATAAGATGCTTGAACAGCTCG ACATGCGTCGGGATGTCCAGGAAATATTTCGCATGACCCCCCATGAGAAGCAGGTCATGATGTtcagtgctaccttgagcaaagagatcCGGCCAGTCTGCCGAAAGTTCATGCAAGAT cCAATGGAGATCTTCGTGGATGATGAGACGAAGTTGACGCTGCATGGATTGCAGCAGTACTACGTGAAACTGAAGGACAACGAGAAGAACCGGAAGCTCTTTGACCTTTTAGATGTCCTTGAGTTCAACCAG GTGGTGATCTTTGTGAAGTCTGTGCAGCGGTGCATCGCCCTCGCCCAGCTTCTGGTGGAGCAGAACTTCCCCGCCATTGCCATCCACCGTGGCATGCCCCAGGAAGAGCG GCTTTCTCGGTATCAGCAGTTTAAAGATTTCCAACGGCGGATTCTTGTGGCCACCAATCTGTTTGGCCGAGGCATGGACATTGAGCGGGTGAACATCGCCTTCAACTACGACATGCCTGAGGATTCTGACACATACCTGCATCGG GTGGCGAGAGCAGGCCGGTTTGGCACCAAGGGCTTAGCCATCACGTTTGTGTCAGATGAGAATGATGCCAAGATTCTCAATGATGTGCAGGACCGCTTTGAGGTCAATATTAGTGAGTTGCCTGATGAGATAGACATCTCCTCCTACA TTGAACAGACACGGTAG
- the Nfkbil1 gene encoding NF-kappa-B inhibitor-like protein 1 isoform X2, producing MASASRRQRRERRFRRYLSAGRLVRAQALLQRHPGLDVDAGQPPPLHRACARHDAPALCLLLRLGADPAHQDRHGDTALHAAARQGPDAYTDFFLPLLSRCPSAMGIKNKDGETPGQILGWGPPWDSAGEEEEEEASKEQEWRQKLQGELEDEWQEVIGRFEDDASRETQEPESFSAWSERLAREHAQKRQHQQQWEAERSRRTLRAESSSHSWRQQEEEQRLFRERARAKEEELRESRARRAHETRGDQGPEPARAGPRAEHPRGAGRGSLWRFGDVPWPCPGGGDPEAMAAALVARGPPLEEQGALRRYLRVQQIRWHPDRFLQRFRSQIETWELGRVMGAVTALSQALNRHAEALK from the exons ATGGCCTCTGCATCCCGCCGCCAGCGCCGAGAGCGTCGCTTCCGTCGCTACTTGTCTGCAGGACGGCTGGTCCGGGCCCAGGCCCTCCTCCAGCGACACCCAGGCCTTGATGTGGATGCTGGGCAGCCCCCTCCGCTGCACAGGGCCTGTGCCCGCCATGACGCCCCTGCCTTGTGCCTGCTGCTCCGCCTTGGGGCTGATCCTGCCCACCAGGACCGCCACGGGGACACTGCGCTGCACGCTGCTGCCCGTCAGGGCCCTGATG CTTACACAGACTTCTTCCTGCCACTGCTGAGTCGCTGTCCCTCCGCCATGGGGATAAAGAACAAGGATGGGGAGACCCCTGGGCAGATTCTAGGCTGGGGACCTCCCTGGGATTCCgccggagaggaggaggaggaggaagcgtcCAAGGAGCAGGAATGGAGGCAGAAGCTGCAGGGCGAGCTGGAGGACGAGTGGCAGGAGGTCATCGGGAGATTCGAAG ATGACGCTTCTCGGGAGACCCAGGAGCCCGAGTCCTTCTCCGCCTGGTCCGAGCGCCTGGCCCGGGAGCATGCGCAGAAGCGCCAGCATCAGCAACAGTGGGAAGCAGAAAGGTCTCGCCGAACGCTGAGAGCCGAGAGCTCCAGTCACAGCTGGCGACAGCAAGAGGAGGAGCAGCGGCTCTTCCGAGAGCGAGCCAGGGCCAAGGAGGAAGAACTTCGTGAGAGCCGAGCCAGAAGGGCCCATGAGACTCGAGGAGACCAAGggccagagccagccagggctgggccAAGGGCCGAGCACCccagaggggcagggagaggcagTCTCTGGCGCTTTGGTGATGTGCCCTggccctgccctgggggaggagaCCCAGAGGCCATGGCTGCAGCCCTGGTGGCCAGGGGCCCACCCTTGGAGGAGCAGGGGGCTCTGAGGAGATACTTGAGGGTTCAGCAGATCCGCTGGCATCCTGATCGTTTCTTGCAGCGATTCCGAAGCCAGATTGAGACCTGGGAGTTGGGCCGGGTGATGGGGGCTGTGACAGCCCTTTCTCAGGCCCTGAATCGCCACGCAGAGGCTCTCAAGTGA
- the LOC125352795 gene encoding class I histocompatibility antigen, Gogo-B*0102 alpha chain-like yields the protein MMPIYAFLLLLWGALAPKQTWARFHSLKYLDTAVSRPGRADPRFIIVGYVDDTPFVHYDSEAPSPKMEPRAPWVEPAGSKHWEQETQICKAKAQIFRDQLQTLLGYYNQSRDGSHTYQRICGCDVGPDGRFLRGYRAEAYDGEDFISLNEDLNSWTAADTVAQIIRRKWEATGETEQERAYLEKECVKRLLRYLENGKEALKRADPPKTNVVYHPTSDPMVTLRCWALDFYPAEITMTWQRDGEDLIQETELGETRPAGDGTFQKWAAIMVPSGEEQRYTCYVQHEGLPEPRTLTWEPPPKRKFPVTEIVLVLVLFGSAVAVAIWRKKKAGTDGFQGSDASLMTRSIKELPVWD from the exons ATGATGCCCATCTATGCCTTCCTGTTGCTGCTCTGGGGGGCCCTGGCCCCGAAGCAGACCTGGGCAC GCTTCCACTCCCTGAAGTATTTGGACACCGCGGTGTCCCGGCCGGGCCGCGCGGACCCACGCTTCATCATCGTCGGCTACGTGGACGACACCCCGTTCGTGCACTACGACAGCGAAGCCCCGAGTCCGAAGATGGAGCCGCGGGCGCCGTGGGTGGAGCCGGCGGGGTCCAAGCACTGGGAGCAGGAGACGCAGATCTGCAAGGCCAAAGCGCAGATTTTCCGGGATCAACTGCAGACCCTTCTGGGTTACTACAACCAGAGCCGGGACG gctctCACACCTACCAGAGGATCTGCGGCTGCGACGTGGGGCCCGACGGACGCTTCCTTCGCGGGTACAGAGCCGAGGCCTACGACGGCGAGGATTTCATCTCTTTGAACGAGGACCTGAACTCCTGGACCGCGGCAGACACCGTGGCTCAGATCATTCGGCGCAAATGGGAGGCAACAGGTGAAACCGAACAAGAGAGAGCCTACCTGGAGAAGGAGTGCGTGAAGAGGCTCCTGAGATACCTGGAGAACGGGAAGGAGGCGCTAAAGCGCGCAG ATCCCCCAAAGACAAATGTGGTCTACCACCCCACTTCTGACCCTATGGTCACCCTGAGGTGCTGGGCCCTGGACTTCTACCCTGCGGAGATCACCATGACCTGGCAGCGTGATGGAGAGGACCTGATCCAGGAAACAGAGCTTGGAGAGACCAGGCCTGCAGGAGATGGAACCTTCCAGAAGTGGGCAGCTATAATGGTGCCTTCTGGGGAGGAACAGAGATATACATGCTATGTACAACATGAGGGGCTGCCTGAGCCCCGCACCCTGACATGGG agCCACCTCCAAAGCGCAAATTTCCTGTCACAGAAATTGTCCTTGTCTTGGTTCTCTTTGGAAGTGCGGTGGCTGTTGCAatatggaggaagaaaaaagcag GTACTGATGGTTTCCAGGGCTCTGATGCATCTCTCATGACAAGAAG TATTAAAGAGCTGCCTGTGTGGGACTGA
- the Atp6v1g2 gene encoding V-type proton ATPase subunit G 2, with product MASQSQGIQQLLQAEKRAAEKVADARKRKARRLKQAKEEAQMEVEQYRREREQEFQSKQQAAMGSQGNLSAEVEQATRRQVQGMQSSQQRNRERVLAQLLGMVCDVRPQVHPNYRITA from the exons ATGGCCAGTCAGTCCCAGGGTATCCAGCAGCTATTACAAGCTGAGAAGCGGGCAGCCGAAAAGGTGGCAGATGCCAGAAAGA GAAAAGCTCGAAGACTGAAGCAGGCCAAAGAGGAGGCACAGATGGAGGTAGAACAATACCGCAGAGAGCGGGAGCAGGAGTTCCAGAGCAAGCAGCAGGCG GCCATGGGATCCCAAGGGAACCTGTCTGCTGAAGTGGAGCAGGCGACCAGGCGCCAGGTGCAGGGCATGCAGAGCTCCCAGCAGAGAAACCGGGAGCGTGTGCTGGCCCAGCTTCTTGGCATGGTCTGCGATGTCAGGCCTCAGGTCCACCCTAACTACCGGATCACCGCCTAA
- the Ddx39b gene encoding spliceosome RNA helicase DDX39B isoform X1 produces the protein MAENDVDNELLDYEEDEVETAAGGDGAEAPAKKDVKGSYVSIHSSGFRDFLLKPELLRAIVDCGFEHPSEVQHECIPQAILGMDVLCQAKSGMGKTAVFVLATLQQLEPVTGQVSVLVMCHTRELAFQISKEYERFSKYMPNVKVAVFFGGLSIKKDEEVLKKNCPHIVVGTPGRILALARNKSLNLKHIKHFILDECDKMLEQLDMRRDVQEIFRMTPHEKQVMMFSATLSKEIRPVCRKFMQDPMEIFVDDETKLTLHGLQQYYVKLKDNEKNRKLFDLLDVLEFNQVVIFVKSVQRCIALAQLLVEQNFPAIAIHRGMPQEERLSRYQQFKDFQRRILVATNLFGRGMDIERVNIAFNYDMPEDSDTYLHRVARAGRFGTKGLAITFVSDENDAKILNDVQDRFEVNISELPDEIDISSYIEQTR, from the exons ATGGCAGAGAACGATGTGGACAATGAGCTCTTGGACTATGAAGAGGATGAGGTGGAAACCGCAGCTGGGGGGGATGGAGCTGAAGCCCCCGCCAAGAAAGATGTCAAGGGCTCTTATGTCTCCATCCACAGCTCTGGCTTTCGAGACTTCTTGCTCAAGCCAGAGTTGCTCCGGGCCATTGTCGACTGTGGCTTTGAGCATCCATCTGAAG ttcagCATGAGTGCATCCCTCAAGCCATTCTGGGAATGGATGTCCTGTGCCAGGCCAAGTCAGGCATGGGAAAGACAGCAGTGTTTGTGTTGGCCACACTGCAACAGTTGGAGCCAGTTACCGGACAG GTGTCTGTGCTGGTGATGTGTCACACTAGGGAGTTGGCTTTTCAGATAAGCAAGGAATATGAACGCTTCTCTAAATACATGCCCAATGTCAAG GTCGCAGTGTTTTTTGGTGGTCTGTCTATCAAGAAGGATGAAGAGGTGCTGAAGAAGAACTGCCCGCATATCGTCGTGGGGACTCCTGGCCGTATCTTAGCCCTGGCTCGTAATAAGAGCCTCAACCTCAAACACATTAAACACTTTATCTTGGATGAATGTGATAAGATGCTTGAACAGCTCG ACATGCGTCGGGATGTCCAGGAAATATTTCGCATGACCCCCCATGAGAAGCAGGTCATGATGTtcagtgctaccttgagcaaagagatcCGGCCAGTCTGCCGAAAGTTCATGCAAGAT cCAATGGAGATCTTCGTGGATGATGAGACGAAGTTGACGCTGCATGGATTGCAGCAGTACTACGTGAAACTGAAGGACAACGAGAAGAACCGGAAGCTCTTTGACCTTTTAGATGTCCTTGAGTTCAACCAG GTGGTGATCTTTGTGAAGTCTGTGCAGCGGTGCATCGCCCTCGCCCAGCTTCTGGTGGAGCAGAACTTCCCCGCCATTGCCATCCACCGTGGCATGCCCCAGGAAGAGCG GCTTTCTCGGTATCAGCAGTTTAAAGATTTCCAACGGCGGATTCTTGTGGCCACCAATCTGTTTGGCCGAGGCATGGACATTGAGCGGGTGAACATCGCCTTCAACTACGACATGCCTGAGGATTCTGACACATACCTGCATCGG GTGGCGAGAGCAGGCCGGTTTGGCACCAAGGGCTTAGCCATCACGTTTGTGTCAGATGAGAATGATGCCAAGATTCTCAATGATGTGCAGGACCGCTTTGAGGTCAATATTAGTGAGTTGCCTGATGAGATAGACATCTCCTCCTACA TTGAACAGACACGGTAG